In Sandaracinaceae bacterium, the genomic window CCCGACCAGGCGCGGGACATCATCGAGGCGGCCCGCCGGACGCTCTCGCCGCTCTCGCCCACGCGTCAGGTGGTGCTCACGCAGCGCGATGTGCGCCGCTTCCTGCGGCGGCTGCTGGAGGTGGAGCTGCCCGACGTGACCGTGCTCTCGTACCAGGAGCTGGCCCCAGAGGTGAACGTCCAGCCGCTGGGTCAACTGGGCCTGGCCGGGCTCCACCGTTGACGGCCTGCCCCCCACCCGTCGTGAATGCGTCGCAGAGCGTGTGAACCAACCTTCACGATCCAATCGCGGCGATCTCCGCACAAGCGGAGCCCACCCTGGCGATCCCACGGGCAAAGTGCGAAAACCAAGGAACTCGCAGCCCGGGTGAATGGCTGGCACTCTCCTTGCGTACAATCTCTGCGACGCGCACTCGCGCCCCCCGCAACTGATTGCTCCGGCACACCACCAAGGGTTCTTCCGAAATGACTCGGATCTCTAAGTTCACGCTCCTCCTCACCACCGTCCTGGCTCTTGGCGGCGTGCCCGAGCAGGCCTCCGCCCAGTGCGACCCCAACGCGGCATTCTGTGCCGACGCCCAGGGTCCGCGTGGCCGTCGCGCCACCGTCCAGGTCGTACGGCGCCCGCGCACCGTCGTGGTGCAGCCCGCGCCGCCCCCGCCGGTGTACGTGGTCCAGCCCCAGCCGGTGGCCCCGCCTCCGCAGCCGGTCTACGTGGTGCAGCCGCCTCCCCCGCAGCGCGTGGTGGTCATCCAGCCGGCGCCGCCGCCCCCGCAGCGGGTCGTCGTCATCCAGCAGGCCCCCCCGCCTCCGCAGCAGCAGGTGGTGGTCATGCAGCCGCAACAGCAGGTGGTCGTGGCCCAGCCGCGCGCCCGCTGGACCATGGATGACGCCAACCGTCGCCGCGTTGGTCTGCACGCCGAGATTGGTGGCGTCGTCGGGCGCCAGGTGCAGATGGGAGGCTTCGCCGCTGGTCTGCGCCTCCGCCCGGTCCCGTTCCTGGGTATCGACGTCACGGCGGGTGTCTACTTGGGACAGGACTACGTGGGCAACGACCGCCTCGAGGTGCCCTTCCGCGTGGACGTGCGCTTCTTCGTGAACCCACAGAGCCGCGTCCAGTTCTACGCCCTCGTCGGGGCAGGCGTGTCCGTGGCCCGGGCAGAGAACTACGACGTGTTCACCGGCGTGCTCCTGCAGCGTGACTTCACCCACGTGGGTGGCGAAGTCGGCGCCGGCGTCGAGTTCCGCCTCAACCGGGCCCTGGCGTTGAACCTGGACGTGCGTGGCTTCCTCCGCCAGCGCGTGGACTCCGACCCCCGCCCCGAGTACGTGGAAGAGGATCTCTACGGCAACATCCTTCGCACCACCGACACGAGCGCTGGCGTGACCCTCAACCTGGGCGGCACCATCTACTTCGGTCGCTAGTCAGCCCCTGAGACACCTGCAGAGCCTCCTGGTCCACCCGACCAGGGGGCTCTCGCGCTTCCGTCGGCCGAGGGGCAGCGCTTCGTTTCCGAAGGCGCGCGCGAGTGTGTCATCCTGCGGGCATGTCCCGGGATCGGTCCGCCGACATCCACATGAAAGACGGAATCTTGCGGCGCGGTCGCAAGGTGGGTCACGCGGACGCCAAGGGGCGCATCCGCGAGCGGGACAGTCGCTTCAAGAAGGGGCGCGAGCTCGGCTACGTGGACGACAAGCAGCGCGTCCGTCGCCGGCGCGGGCGCCTCGGGCAGCGCGGGGAGATCGTGGCCGTCATCCGGGGCAACGCCGTCTACGGGCGCGACACCGTGCTCGCGGCCGGTCCCAAGCTCGGCTACATCGACGAGCGTGGCAACGTCTGCCAGGTGGACTGCCTGGCGTTCAAGGGTCGCGTCGTCGGACGTGCGCGCGGCGCGGATCCAGAGTCGGCGCTCGGCTACTTCGTGCTCAAGTTCGAGGACGTGGCCACCCACGTGCTGGTCTTGGAAGAGAAGATCCGCGCCTCCGAGGACCAGTTCGCGTTCTTGCCGCGCGTGCGCGCCACGCGTCAGTTGCTGCCCGAGGTGGACGCCCTGGGCGACTTCGACGCCCTGTTCGAGAAGCTGGACGACCTCGAAGAGCTCTGCGTGGTGGGTCTGGGCGACCACTTCACCGCAGAGGGCGGCCTCGGCCGCTTGCTCACCGAAGGCGTGACCATCGATGGCCTGCGCGGCGAGTTGGTGTCGCTGCTCGGGGGCGAGCGCCGCACGCAGGTGGACGCGCTGCTCTACCGCGCGCGCGGCGCGGTGGACGCCATCAGCGAGGGGCGCATCCCCACGCTCGCGGATCTCGAGGGGCCACCCGAGCCGGAACCCGAGCCCGAGCCCGAGCCGGAGCCCGAGCACGAGGCTGGCCGCCTGACGCGCTCGCTGGTGTCGCTAGACCGCCTGCGCACGGAGCTGGCGCGCATCGCGCAGGACCCCACGGCCCCGGCCGAGGAGCTCATCGACCGGGCGCGGCGCACCATCGGCAGCTACCTCGAGACGGGCGAAGAGACACGGCGATCTCCCAGCACCATGCCGCCGCCTCCGCCAGGCGAGCGGGGAGAGCGCGGGGAACGGGGCAGCGTGCGGCCGGCCGCGCTCATCGCCGGGGCCCACCAGGTCCGTGGCGTGGTGGAGCAGCGCCTCGACGAGGTGCGCGACTGGCAGCGCAGCCAGGGCGACAAAGTGCTGGTGTGGAAAGACGGCATCAAGCGCATCGCCCTCGGCGATGACGACGACGACGACGCAGACGGCTACGAGCGGGAGTAGCCCGACGAACCGTCAACCCTTGGGGCTGCTGCGCAGCAGGTCGGTGAGCAGCGCCGCGCAGGTGCGCTCGCACATGTCGAACACCAGCTCGAAGCCCTCGGGGCCGCCGTAGTACGGGTCGGGCACCTCGTCGTCGCCCGGCGCGGCCAGCGGGTCGAAGGCGCGGAAGAGCGCGATTTTGGCGCGGTCCTCGTCGTCCCGCGCCAGTCGCTGCAGGCTCTCGAGGTTGCTGCGGTCCATGGCCAGCACGCGGTCGAAGCGGTCGAAGTCGGCCGCGGTGAAGTGCTCGGCCACCCCCGGGAGTGAGAACCCGCGACGGCGGGCGGTCTCCTCGGCGCGGCGGTCCGGGCGCGCGCCCACGTGCCAGGCGCCGGTGCCAGCACCAGCCACCGAGATCACGTCTTCGAGGCGACGCTCGCGCACCAGGTTCTCCATGACGCCGTGGGCCGTGGGGGAGCGGCAGATGTTGCCGAGGCAGACGAAGCAGACGCGGATCATCGCGCCGCATCCTACCCCAACGCGCGCCTCAGTCGGTGACCCAGACTCGGCTGCTGCGGAAGGCCGTCTGGTGCGTGACCACGCCGTGCCAGCCCGCGGGGATCTCGGGCCACGTGAACTCGAACACGCGCTGCGCGTCCACCGGCGACAGGTTCACGCAGCCGTGGCTCACCAGCTGCCCGAAGCGCTCGTGCCAGAACGCGGCGTGCAGCGCGATGCCCTGCTCGAAGTACTGCGTGTAGGGCACGTCCTCGATGCGGTAGCGGTCGCTGTCCACGTCTCCGCCCAGGTTGCTCATGGTGCTGGTGATCATCTTGCGCTGGATCCGGAAGATGCCGCGCGGCGTGGGGTGCGCGGGGTCACCGCTCGACACCAGCGTGCTGTAGACGGGATCGCTGCCGCGGTAGAGCGTGAGCGTCTGCTCGCCGAGATCCACGTGCACCCAGGGCTCGTCGGCAGCGACTTCGAACGGCGGCTCGGCCAGCTCGGCCACGCCGATGTACCAGGCGCGCGCGAAGCGGTCGCCGTCCAGCACGTGCATCACGTTGCCGTCGAACCACTCGCGCCGCTGCCACGAGCCCACGATGGTCCCGGCTGGGATGATCTCGGCCTCGGCGTCACGGAAGAAGCGCCAGTCTCCGCTGCGGCGGTCCTCGTCCCGCAGGTCAGGCAGGCGCTCGCGCGGGCGGATGTCTTGCCGTGCCCACGGGATGGGCAGCGGGCGCTCGGCGTTCACCTCGACACCATGGAAAGTGCTGCCGTCTTTCCGGTGCAGCTGCACGCGCAGGATGTAGCGACCGGTCACAGTGCGCGCGTAGCGGCGCTCTTCGCGGCGCACGATGCCTGCCATGGCCACGATCACGCCGCGGTCGAGGAAGCGCGCCACGCGGGCAGGAGGGGCGTCGGTACCGCGCGTGGCGCTGCGCATGCGCTCTGCTTGCTCGGGGCTACGCGCCCGCAGGGCCAGGTAGCGCGCGGCCCAGGCCATGACCTCCGTGTGCTCGTCGCGCGTGGGCGGGTTGTGGTACTCGGGCACCAGGTCCTCTTTGACCTTCAGGTACTCGTACGGCAGCGGCGCTTCGCGGTCCGCCGCCACCGCCGAGGCGTCCGCTTCGGGAGGCTCGCTGCCGATCTCGAGGCCCTGGCCAGCGCACGCGTAGCCCGTGGGGTTCACCGCGTGCCAGCCCGTGGCGCAGCGCGGCGAGGGCGTGCCCTCGGTCTTCACGCGCACACGCGCGCCCAGGCGCAGCCAGCCAATCACGGTGGCGTTGGGCTCTGGTGCAGCGCGCACGGGCAGCTGCACGCCGGTCACCAGCGCGTGGCTGGGGTACTCGGCGTCGATGCGGGCCTGCTCCTCGGCGGCGCGCCCGGCGGCCTCCTGCTCGGCAGCTGACAGCGAGGCGGCGCTCTCGTCAGAGGACGAGGCTGCCTGCCCCTCGCGCGGGCCGCGCTCGCAGGCCAGCGCCCCGAGGAGGCCAGTCAGGATCAGGGCTCGCCAGGTCAACACGTCATCAATCAGCGGTAGTCTCGAGGTCCACGTCGAACTGCAACAGCATACCCAGGGCAGGGCACTCTATGCCGATCTGCGTGCACAGGGCTGGGTAGAGGTCGTCGGCATCCACCAGGGCCAGCTCGCTGCGGGTCATGCTGCAGGACACCTGGTCTTCGAGGCGCCGCACGTTGGCGCGCAGCTCGTTCATGCAGGTCTCCAGCTCGCCCACGGTCGTGTCACATGCGTCGAACGCGTTCGCGTTGATGTTGTCGCAGCTGGTCACCTCGGGGGGAGGTGCCTCGTTGACGCATTCGCTGCGCACCTCGCCACACGAGATCGCCGCGGAATCCACCAGCACGCCGGCCGCGGTGCAGATGGTCCGCGTCACGGGGCCGGTGGCCAGGGCAAGCAGCTCGTTGCTGATCGCCACGCAGAGGTCACTCAGGTCCTCGGGGGTGGCGTCGTCGAAGACGGTCTCGGGTGGGACGTCCGTGCCGAACGAGCCGGTGCCGCACGCCGCGAGCAGAGAGGAGAGGACTACGAGGAGGGTAATGTGGGTTTGTGTGCGCATCGGCAGAGCCTAGATCGCTTCGGAAGACGCGTCGAGGCTGGTGGTGCTGGCTCAGCCGCCGCTCCCAGGAGGCTGCGCCTCGCGGGCCCGCTCCAGCACCAGCTGGGCCAGCAGATCGTGCACGCCGAGGGGGGCCGTGACGCGCCACGTGACCCCTGCGTGCTGGCTCGCGGCCTCGGCCACCAGGCGCGGGATGTCCTCGGTGGCGTGGCGCCCGGGCGCGAGCATGAAGGGCACCACCGTGACGTCGGCGGCGCCCTGGCGTACGGCGTCGCCCAGCGCCGTGGCGATGTCGGGCGCGGCCAGCTCCATGTGCGCCCCGAGCACGATGTCGTACTCGCCCTTGGTGCGCAGCAGCGTGGCCACGGCGCCGACGCTCTCGTTGGCCACCGCCACGCGGCTGCCGTGGTCCACGATCAAGAGCGCGCGTACCATGCTCAGTGGAACTCCCGCAGGTGCGTGATGTACCAGGCGTCGTCCCAGGTGATGAGCGTGCGCACCTCGATGGCTCGCTCCACGCGCGCGCCGTTCACCTCGGTGCTGTAGATCAGCTGGTTGCGGCGCGCCGACCAGTAGGGCAGGCGGTTGGCTTCTTCGCGCACCGCCACCCAGCTGCGCCGCCGCGAGAACTCGAGCCGCTCGAAGCGCGCGTCCGCCGGGACGTCCGCGTGCAGCGCGTGAACGTCGGCGTGGAACTCACGCATCAAGCGGTCGTAGATGGTGTCCGGGTTGGCCACGCCCTTGATCAGCGCGAACGCGGGTCGCGGCAGGTAGGCCGCCGAGGCCAGCTCCGGGTCGTCTGCCACGATGCCGCGCAGCAGCGTCCGCGCGCGCTCGAGGTCGGCCTCCGCGAACGGCGGCATGGGCGGCGCGGTGCGAAGGCTGGGGCTGTTGTGTGCGGGGACGGCCAGCGGCTCGGCGGCCGGCTGCGCGTGACTGCCGAGGTGCGCGCTGGTGGCGAGCAGTGCGGTGAACACAGCGGCGGTGAGGAGCGAGCGAGAGCAGGTAGGGACGTGGGTGGTCACACGAGAGGGTTCGCAGGTTCGTCGCCGCTGCGCAAACCCCGAGCCTGCATGGTAGCGTGCCGAGATGGGCCAGGCGCCGTCCATCCTCGCCATCGACTCGAACATCTCGCACGACGCGTCCGTGACGGTGGTGCGGGACGGCGAGCTCTTCGCGGTGGAGTGCGAGCGGCTCGATCGTGTGAAGAAGTCGGGCGGGTACCGGGTGTCCATCGAGCGGAGCCGCGACGGGCTCACCTACCACCTCTCGAATCACGGCGATATCACGGACGCCATCCGCTACTGCATGGACTTGGCGGGGCTGACCCAGGTGGATCACGTGATTCACACCGGACAGCCGAAGTACGTCCGGTTCCTCGAGCTAGCGCGCTACATGGCGCCCGGGGCGCAGATTCAGTCCTTCCCGTCCCATCACCTGGCTCACGCCTGCAGCGCTTTCTACTACGCCGACTTCCCGCGCGCCGCCGTGCTCGTGGTCGACGGGTCCGGACCCGAGCGTGATTCCGCCGCGTCGCTGCTCCAGTCCTCGTACTTCTTCGACGGAACCAATGTGCGAGGTGTGCGCCGCACCGGGACCACCGCCTATCACCAGCAGGGAATAGGCCTCAACTACATGATGCACACCTTCCTCCTCGGGCACGAGGAAGGGTCCATCATGGGGCTCTCGTCCTATGGGGACGCCGCCCGCTATCCTCAGTCCATGCTGTACGAGTCGGAGGGACACATCTACGTGGACCCTAGCCGGTTGCCTCACCGTGTCAGCACCCACTGCCGCGAGGCCACCGAGTGCACGCTGCTGGGCCACTACGGTCTCAGCCTGGAAGAAGTCCACGAAGCGCGTGGTCACATCGAGAGCAGCGTGCTGGCCGACGTGGCGGCCCGGGTCCAGCAGGAGACCGAGCAACGGATGGTCCAACTGGCCAACGAGCTGTACGAGGCCACGGGCTGTGAAGCGCTCTGCATGGCCGGCGGGGTGACTCTCAACAGCGTGGCCAACCACAAGATCCTCGAGCAGACGCCGTTTCGCGAGGTCTTCATCCAGCCTGCGGCCCATGACGCTGGAATCAGCTTGGGGCTGGCGCTCTTCGCGCACCATCACCTGCACGGAGCTCCGCGGCGTCGGCGGCGCAACGTGTATTTGGGCAAAGCGTACACGGACGCCGAGATCGAGACTGCCCTGGCTCTCTACGCAGACCGCGTCACGTGGGAGCGGGTGCCCGCGGCCGCCCCTGCTGCGGCCGACCTCTTGGCGTCGGGCGAAGTCATCGGGTGGTTTCAGGGGCGCATGGAGTTCGGGCCGCGCGCGCTCGGGCACCGCTCCATCCTCGCGCACCCGGGGTCTCTGGCCATCCGTGACCGCGTCAACGACATCAAGCAGCGCGAGCGCTGGCGACCGCTGGCCCCGTCTGTCCTGGCGTCGGCACTGCCAGACTACTTCGAGATGCGCTGCCAGAACGCCTATATGCTGTTGGTCGCGCAGGTCACCGAGCGCGCGCGACGAGAGGCCCCCGCCATCGTCCACGTGGACGGCACGGCGCGTCCCCAGGCCGTCGAGCCCGACGCCAGCCCCTTGCTCCACGAGCTCATCACGGCCTTCGCGGCGCGCACTGGGCTCCCCATGGTGCTCAACACCTCGCTCAACACCAAGGGCGAGCCGCTCATCGAAAACCCAGAGCAGGCGCTGGTCTTCTTGCTGAGCAGCGGTGTCGATGCCCTGGTCGTCGGCAGCTTCGTGGCGCGACGCGGCTCGGGCGCTGGGCGAGTGCCCGCCATCACCGTACTCAAGACTCCGGATGAAGGGCCGCCCATCGATCTCGAGCGCTGCCGCCCGCATCTCGAGAGCGCGCTAGTGGGCCTCGATGTCCGGGACATCGCGTACTTCAAGGGCGAGTACCACGTGATCTTGGGGGTCGTGGTGGGGTCCGAGCAGCGAACTCTCGATCTGGGCTTCCAGGTGGTCGACGGTCGCGTCGGTTCGCTCATGAACCTCCGTCGCGGCAAGGCGTTTGCCGAGCGCCATCGTAGGCTGGTCGAGCCCTTCATCACCGCATTCGAGCGGTTCCTGGCCGAGTCGAGCGAGCCCAGATAGCTGAAGAAGCTTCCAGTCCGCGATGCGCCACTCGCCGACGTTCTCCGCTTCCCGCGCCATCCGGCTGGCCATGTGTGGCTGCACCGCCTGTGACCACCATGAGGAATGCTGCGGGGAGGCTCGCGAGCTGACGCGTGTCACGGTCGGGGACGCCGAGGTCACGCTCTCCGTGGACGTGCTGGACCATCACCGGCCGCTCATCCCTCGCGTGCGATCCAGACTGGAGCGGGCCGCCCGCAGGCTGCTCCACCATGGAGCGCGAGCGTGGTCACACTGCCGCACGGGGCCTCGGAAACAAGGGGAATGCGAGCTCCAGCGCGCCCGGAGCGCGGTGGCACGCGCCTCGCAACGCGTGTGTCTCGAAGGAGACCACCCATGACCCGCAACAGCACGCATCCCCCGTCCACCACTCTCTCGCGCGAGCGCACCAGCGTCACGTTCTGGGGCGTCCGAGGCAGCCTCGCAGCCCCCGGCGAGGCCACGCGCCGCATCGGCGGAAACACCAGCTGCGTGGAGCTGCGCAGCGGAGCCACCTCGCTGATCTTCGACGCGGGCACCGGCCTGCGCGCGTGCGGCGAGGCGCTCGTGCGTGAGCCCGCGCGCGACCTGCACCTCTTGCTCTCGCACCTGCACTGGGACCACATCCAGGGCTTCCCGTTCTTCGTGCCGGCCTACGTGCCCGGCACGCAGCTGGTGGTGCACGGGCCCTGTGCGCAGGACACGCTGCGCGAGACTCTCGAGACGCAGATGCGGGCGCCCAATTTCCCGGTGCGCTTCGCCGACCTGCGCAGCCACGTGGAGCTGCGGGGTACGCAGGCGGGAGTCACACAGCACCTGGGTGACTTTGCCGTGCGCGCGGCCCTCCTGAACCACCCGGGCGGCGTGTTTGCCTATCGCATCGAGTCGAGTGACGCGGTGGTGGTGTACTCCGACCGACCACGAGCACGGCAGCGCCGCGGACGAGCGCTTGGTGGAGCTGGCCAAGGGCGCCGACGTCCTGATCTACGACGCCATGTACACGCCCGAGGAGTACCGCGGCGAGGCCGGTCCCAGCCGCGTGGGCTGGGGACACTCCACCTTCGAGGAAGCCGCGCGCGTGGCCACGGCGGCGGGCGTGAGGCAGCTGGTGCTGTTCCACCACGACCCCTCGCGCAGCGACGACCAGGTGGACGCGCTGGTGTCCCGGGCGCGCGCGCTGTTCCCCAGCACCATCGCGGCGCGCGAGGGCCTGCGCCTGCTGCCCGGTGCGGGAGACCAGAGCGAGGCCGTGCTGCACGCACGAGTCGCGTGAACGCGCGGAGGCGAGTAGGCTCCGTGCACATGTCTCGGCTCTCGTTGCTGGTCGATCTGTCTGCGGTGCTGGGCCGGCAGATCGACCTCGACACGCTGCTCGCGGCAGCGGCCACCCGCATCGCCGAGGCCCTGCACGCCGAGCGCGCCACCATCTGGATCGCCGATCCGGGCGAGGGCGGCCTGGTCTCGCAGGTGGCCGTGCTGCCCGAGGTGGCGCGGCTGGTCCAGCCGCTCGGCGTGGGGCTCTCGGGGCGCGTGGCCCAGACCGGGGAGCGCCTGCTCATCCCCGACGTCACGCGCGATCCACGCTTCGACAAGCGCACCGACCAGCAGACCGGCTGGACCACGCGCAGCATGCTGGTGGTGCCCATCCGCGAGCAGCCCGACCAGCCCATCCGCGGCGTGCTGCAGGTGCTCAACAAGGTGTCGGGCACCTTCGTGCAGGAGGACCTCGACTACGTGACCGCGCTCGGCCGGCAGCTGGCGCTGGTGTTCTCGCTGACCAGTCTGCACGCGGAGCGGCGCACGCAACCGGGCCTCACGCTGCGCGGGCGCTTCAACAAGGTCATCGGGCGCAGCCCCGCCATGGACGCCGTGTACCAGCGCATCATGCTGGCCGCCGAGACCGACGCCACGGTGCTGCTGCAGGGCGAGACGGGCACCGGCAAGGGCGTGTTCGCGCGCGCCATCCACGATAACTCCAAGCGCCAAGCCGGACCGCTGGTGGTGCTGGACGCCACCACGCTGCCGGCCCAGCTCATCGAGAGCGAGCTCTTCGGTCACGAGCGCGGCGCCTTCACGGGAGCCAACCGGCGCGTGCTCGGCAAGGTGGAGCTGGCGCAGGGCGGCACGCTGCTGATCGACGAGATCGGCGACCTGCCGCTCGAGAGTCAGGGCAAGCTGCTGCGGCTGTTGCAAGACCGCGAGTTCGAGCGCGTGGGCGGGCGGGAGACCATCGCGTCCAGCGCGCGTGTGGTGTGTGCCACGCACCGGGACCTCGAGCGCATGGTGGCGGAGGGGCGCTTCCGCCAAGACCTGCTCTACCGCGTGAAGGTGGTGCAGATCGCCATCCCGCCGCTGCGCGAGCGCGGCGCCGCGGAGATAGCGCTGCTGGCGGCGCACTTCGGGCGCATGTACGCCGAGCGCTACGGTCGCCCGCAGCCCGAGTGGACACCGCGGGTGCTGGACTCGCTCGCCGCGCACGCGTGGCCCGGCAACGTGCGCGAGCTGGAGCACTGGGTGGAGAGCGCCGTGGTGCTGTGCCCGGACGGACAGCTGCAGCCCTTCGAGCCACATGCGTCCACGCCGCCCACGCTGCGCGACGAGCGGGTGGTGCTGTCAGGCATCCCGATGGGGCTGACGCTGGACGAGGCCATTCGCGCTTACGCCCAGCGCGCGCTGGACGACGCGGGCGGCAACAAGACCGAGGCCGCGCGTCAGCTGGGAATCGGACGCAACCGGCTCGCACGGGTGCTGGGTAGCGCCTGATCCAAGCGGCCACCGTGACAGCAGCGGGCCCGCGATCCGATCACCGCGGCGCCGACCGCCCCCCGGGGGGGGGTTGCGCAGCGGCGGAAAAATGTGCTCATCATGGAACCGGTGGTGTTCTCGCGCGGCGCTGCGCCTCGTCGTTGCGAGCCTCTCGGTGGCGCATGGGTGCGAACATGGCGCTGCACGATTTCTTCATGAAGCTCAACGTGGCTACGGCTGGGCAGAACCCGAACGACGGGCTTCATCGCGCCCTGGCCGGCGTAGGTCTCCAGCCGCGTAGCCAGAGCGGAGCGCAGGCCGAGTACGGTGGCCAGTTCGAAGGGCGGCCTGCGATGCTTCGTGTGGACGGTAGCGCCGTGACCGCAGCCGGAAACGCGGCATACGGCCGGGCCATCGGTACTGAGGTAGCGGCGGGCCTCGGGCTGATCTCGGGGGGCTTCGCCGACTGGCGCAACCAGATGAACGAGCTGCACTCCCGGCGCGGGATGCGTGAGGCTCGCATGAGCTTCCACTTCGGCCTGGATGGTGGGCGCCCACCGGCAGCGCAGGTGCTGGTCTCGCGCGACGCGAGCATGGGCCACCCCGTGGCGCAGGACGTGTTCGTGCAAACCAGCCAGGAGGCGTGGCCGCACGTGACCCAAGCCTTCGTGGTGCAGCGCCTTCAGCAGGGGTCGTTCGACCAGATCCGCACGCAGCCCAACTCGACCTGGATCGAGGCCATCTTCATGCCTCGCATGGCGGACTACCAGCGCGTGGCGGCCGACCCTGCCGCCTTCGGACGCATGGTGGGCGGGACGCTCGGGGCCATGTCGGGGCTCGTCCAGATCTTGTGCCCGCGGTGACCCACCTCACGGCCCAACACCGCTGCGTCACGGTCTCCACGTGAGCGCTTGCGCGGGCGCCGTCGCGACGCCGTGACCAACGCCATCGTCGCAAGGCAGGCGGGCCACGCGCTCGCGCCCTCTCCGCGTTCGACGCTGCATCCCCCGCCCGTGCTTGGCGGGACGGGGCCGGCATCCACGTTGCCCATCCCGGCGTCCGGCACGATGACCGGGTCGCCCACGATGATGCTGTAGCCCTGCGTGATGGCGCAGAAGTACATGCCCCGCGCGATGACCGTGAACGTGTAGACCGCGTCGCCCGCGGGCAGCGTGCCCGAAAGGGTGCCGTCGGTTGCGAGCGAGACGCCACCAGGGAGAGTTCCCGAACCCAGCATGTACGTGAAGTCGCCGCTCAGGCCCGTGACGCTCAGCGTGGCGTCGTAGCTCGCGCCCGGCTCACCTCCGGGCAGCGCCGCAGGCAGGAACGTGAGCGCTGGACACTGACCGATGGGCCTGACGTTCACGAGGCCCTCGCAGCCGTTCGCGTCGGTGGCCCGGATGTCGAGGTTGGTCTCCGACGAGTCCCCGAGCGTGCCCGACAGCGTGGCCGTGCTGGCGTCCCACATGAGCGGAGCCACCAGACCGCCAGTCGCGCTCCACGTGTACGGTCCCGTTCCGCCGCTGGCCGTGAACGTCTGCGCGTAGGGAACGCCCAGCACCGGGTTCGGAATGGTGGCCGGCGAGATCGTGATGGTGGGGCAGTCGGTCTCCACCGTGTACGTGCGCGCGACCGAGCAGCCCGTCGCGTCGGTGGCGGTGATGGTCACGGACCCGCTGGCCATCCCCCCCGTGGCGGTGCCGGTGATGCTGCTGCCGTTGATGCCGAGACCTGGTGGCAGCGAACCGCTGGTGACCTGGTACGTGTACGGCAGCATGCCTCCGGTGGTGGAGAGCGCCTGCGAGTACGGCACCGTGGACACCACGCTCGGCAGGGTGCTGGGCGACAGCGAGAGGGGGTTGCACACCTTGAAGCATGTGGAGAACGCCGACGTGTGGGAGGCGGCGATGCTGATGGCGGTGGCCGTGATGTAGCGGCCCAGCGGGACGTCCGCTCCGAACGACCCCACCAACGTGGCGTGCCCCGAAGCGTCGGTGGTGATGCCAGCGCCGCCGAAGAGAGTCTCGCCGCGGCCGCCCGCCTCGCAGCTCGCGCTGTCGAAGTACTCGATGGCGTACTCCGTCGACGGGTTGCCCTCGAACGAGCCCTCGAGCGAGATGCTCCCGGCGCTCGGCACCGCCGACGTGAGGACGGGCGTGCTCGGCAGGACGCTGCCGGTGATGCCCCCCGTGGCGTGATCGAAGATGGAGTTACCCTCCACGATGGCGGTGCCCCCGGACTCGAAGCGCACGCCGTGCCCGTTGTGCGCGATGAGGTTGCCGTTCATCAGCGAGCCGATTCTCACCGCGGTGGCTCCGGAGACCAGCACGCCCGTCCCGTTTCCGAGCGAGCCGCTGCCCGTTGCGGGCACACCGATGCGATTGCGGAAGACGGCCGCGCCCGACCCGAAGAACCCGATCTCGACGGCGGCGCCCGTGTTGCCGGAGATCACGTTGGCCTGGTCCGCCATGCCCCCTCCGATGATGGCGGAGCTCGCTTGCACGGTGACGCCCGTGCCGTTGGGGATGGCGAGCGTCCCTGTGTGGTCGGTGCCGATGTAGTTGCCCACCACGCGCCCCTGGTTCCCGCCCAGGTACACAC contains:
- a CDS encoding right-handed parallel beta-helix repeat-containing protein encodes the protein MFVVLATASAASAATYTVTSTDDAGAGTLREALTLANANTAGAPHTISFALPSTPAVIQLATPLPQVQVAITIDGTMQTGYAGTPLVALDGAGGTATRAFFVTGVSATIAGLELRNFSDRAVVFSSSPGSVIRACHVHHNSGGVWVYESSVTVGGSAASDRNLISENVGAGVFASGTSNGTVIRGNYIGTNGAGTAAAPNGVGVQMDASTTGAYVGPGNVISGNTGAGVEGSVGSTFTVAGNLIGTNALGTAAIPNAIGVHSGLGIAYVGGNSAATRNVISGNVTGVYLGGNQGRVVGNYIGTDHTGTLAIPNGTGVTVQASSAIIGGGMADQANVISGNTGAAVEIGFFGSGAAVFRNRIGVPATGSGSLGNGTGVLVSGATAVRIGSLMNGNLIAHNGHGVRFESGGTAIVEGNSIFDHATGGITGSVLPSTPVLTSAVPSAGSISLEGSFEGNPSTEYAIEYFDSASCEAGGRGETLFGGAGITTDASGHATLVGSFGADVPLGRYITATAISIAASHTSAFSTCFKVCNPLSLSPSTLPSVVSTVPYSQALSTTGGMLPYTYQVTSGSLPPGLGINGSSITGTATGGMASGSVTITATDATGCSVARTYTVETDCPTITISPATIPNPVLGVPYAQTFTASGGTGPYTWSATGGLVAPLMWDASTATLSGTLGDSSETNLDIRATDANGCEGLVNVRPIGQCPALTFLPAALPGGEPGASYDATLSVTGLSGDFTYMLGSGTLPGGVSLATDGTLSGTLPAGDAVYTFTVIARGMYFCAITQGYSIIVGDPVIVPDAGMGNVDAGPVPPSTGGGCSVERGEGASAWPACLATMALVTASRRRPRKRSRGDRDAAVLGREVGHRGHKIWTSPDMAPSVPPTMRPKAAGSAATRW